One Rhodococcus sp. P1Y DNA window includes the following coding sequences:
- a CDS encoding glycosyltransferase, giving the protein MIGYYAHHHGSGHVTRATSIAAALDEPVTVLSSSRRPAHSEVEWITLPLDTDDSDTEAPSDHTAGGIVHWAPVGVRGLTDRMAAIADWIARERPSVFVVDVSVEVVLFVRLLGVKVTVMAMPGERTDDPHQLAYRAATTIIAPWSQGFYDPSWLHPYSSKTWYVGAISRFDGRPKEPLPAEPTVLVLGGAGGTSLTTADIAAAHTANPHYHWRAAGLDEASWMDDVWPALCSATVVVTHAGQNAIADCACAGGSAVVVPQQRPFHEQHATARALEAAGAAVLAPQWPSPQDWAALLPRARALDTRAWDRLRPTRAALRAAQALVDTANR; this is encoded by the coding sequence GTGATCGGGTACTACGCACATCACCACGGTTCCGGTCACGTCACGCGGGCGACATCGATCGCAGCCGCGCTCGACGAGCCCGTCACCGTGCTGTCGTCGAGTCGGCGACCGGCGCACAGCGAGGTGGAGTGGATAACGCTCCCACTCGACACCGACGACAGCGACACCGAAGCGCCGTCCGATCACACCGCGGGCGGCATCGTTCACTGGGCACCGGTCGGCGTCCGAGGGCTCACCGACCGCATGGCCGCCATCGCCGACTGGATCGCTAGGGAGCGGCCGAGTGTGTTCGTCGTCGACGTCTCCGTGGAGGTCGTATTGTTCGTCCGTTTGCTCGGCGTGAAGGTCACGGTAATGGCCATGCCGGGTGAACGAACCGACGATCCTCATCAGCTTGCGTACCGGGCGGCCACGACGATCATTGCGCCGTGGTCACAGGGCTTCTACGATCCCAGCTGGCTGCATCCGTATTCGTCCAAAACCTGGTACGTCGGGGCGATCAGCCGCTTCGACGGTCGTCCGAAGGAACCGTTGCCAGCCGAGCCCACGGTGCTCGTCCTCGGCGGCGCAGGCGGGACTTCACTGACCACCGCGGACATCGCCGCCGCCCACACTGCGAACCCCCACTATCATTGGCGTGCAGCAGGTCTCGACGAAGCCTCCTGGATGGACGACGTATGGCCCGCACTGTGTTCGGCAACGGTGGTCGTCACCCACGCCGGCCAGAACGCAATTGCGGACTGCGCGTGCGCCGGTGGGTCGGCTGTCGTCGTTCCCCAGCAACGTCCATTTCACGAACAGCACGCGACCGCCCGAGCACTGGAGGCCGCGGGCGCGGCCGTCCTGGCCCCGCAGTGGCCGAGCCCACAGGACTGGGCAGCGTTGCTGCCGCGCGCGCGGGCACTCGACACGAGAGCATGGGATCGACTTCGTCCGACACGCGCAGCACTTCGCGCGGCACAGGCGCTCGTCGATACGGCAAACCGATGA
- the glgX gene encoding glycogen debranching protein GlgX, which translates to MTEVSTPYPLGVSLLPNGRANVAVYSETADVVTVVVFDDDGAEASSTVLRDRTGHVFHGFVDGMRGGSTYGFRVDGPWNPAEGLRHNANKLLLDPYARAITGSVDWNESVFSHLHDEPETLNEADSADSMPRSVVTYSEFDWGTDTPPRIPLSESVVYEVHVKGFTALHPGVDENIRGTYAGLAHPAAIRSLTDLGVTAVELMPIHQFVQDSHLLEEGRRNYWGYNSIGFLAPHGEYSSAGDTGGQVDEFKSMVKALHAAGIEVILDVVYNHTAEGNHLGPTLSFKGIDNRSYYRLVEDDRGSYFDTTGTGNSVNVGHPAALALIMDSLRYWVTEMHVDGFRFDLASTLTRQDSDLDKHSAFLDLVHQDPTLASVKLIAEPWDTHGYQVGGFPARWSEWNGKFRDDVRDFWRGEVGSLGAFAQRITGSPDVYESTRRPTLASVNFVTAHDGFTLADLNSYDDKHNDANGENNEDGESDNRSWGGGAEGPTEDEGIRALRARQQRNHLATLLLSAGVPMILGGDEIGRTQNGNNNAYCQDNELSWFHWDDADQDLRQFTADLIDLRREHSALRPTWFRHDSDSDADTYVDFYRADGAKLTDEDWSDGAALSLLVELASVDDESTFGWLVNSSGGTVEFTLPGADWQQVLSSDPDQAYEKSGKTILVREHSFTLLMR; encoded by the coding sequence ATGACCGAAGTGAGCACCCCTTATCCTCTTGGAGTTTCGCTGCTGCCGAACGGCAGAGCCAACGTCGCGGTGTACTCCGAGACCGCCGATGTCGTCACGGTCGTCGTCTTCGACGACGATGGCGCCGAGGCGTCGTCGACAGTGTTGCGTGACCGAACTGGACACGTCTTTCACGGATTCGTCGATGGCATGCGTGGCGGCTCGACCTACGGCTTCAGGGTCGACGGACCCTGGAACCCCGCAGAAGGGCTGCGTCACAACGCGAACAAGCTCCTTCTCGATCCTTATGCTCGCGCGATAACCGGATCGGTCGACTGGAACGAGTCGGTCTTCTCCCATCTGCACGACGAACCGGAGACGCTCAACGAGGCCGATTCCGCCGACTCCATGCCTCGATCGGTGGTCACATACTCCGAGTTCGATTGGGGTACCGACACTCCGCCTCGAATCCCTCTTTCAGAAAGCGTTGTCTACGAGGTCCATGTCAAGGGGTTCACTGCGCTCCATCCGGGAGTCGACGAGAACATCCGAGGTACGTACGCGGGCCTTGCACATCCCGCGGCAATACGGTCTCTGACCGATCTCGGTGTCACGGCCGTCGAGCTTATGCCCATCCACCAGTTCGTCCAGGATTCGCATCTGCTCGAGGAGGGGCGCCGTAACTACTGGGGTTACAACTCCATCGGTTTCCTCGCTCCGCACGGCGAGTACAGCAGCGCCGGTGATACCGGTGGTCAGGTCGACGAATTCAAGTCGATGGTCAAGGCGCTTCACGCCGCGGGCATCGAAGTCATCCTCGACGTCGTCTACAACCACACTGCCGAGGGCAATCACCTGGGACCGACGTTGTCGTTCAAGGGAATCGACAACCGCTCCTACTACCGGTTGGTCGAGGACGACAGGGGCTCCTACTTCGACACGACGGGGACCGGCAACAGCGTCAACGTCGGTCACCCGGCGGCTTTGGCGTTGATCATGGACTCGTTGCGCTACTGGGTCACCGAGATGCACGTCGACGGTTTCCGATTCGACCTTGCCAGCACGCTGACTCGCCAGGACTCGGATCTCGACAAGCACAGCGCGTTTCTCGATCTGGTGCACCAGGATCCGACGCTGGCGTCGGTCAAGCTCATCGCCGAGCCCTGGGACACCCATGGGTACCAGGTCGGCGGATTTCCGGCTCGGTGGTCGGAATGGAACGGCAAGTTCCGCGACGACGTTCGCGACTTCTGGCGCGGTGAGGTCGGCTCACTCGGGGCCTTCGCGCAGCGGATCACCGGCAGCCCGGACGTCTACGAGAGCACCCGCCGACCGACGTTGGCCAGCGTCAACTTCGTCACCGCTCACGATGGGTTCACTCTCGCGGATCTGAACAGTTACGACGACAAGCACAACGATGCGAACGGCGAGAACAACGAGGACGGTGAATCCGACAACCGATCGTGGGGCGGCGGCGCCGAGGGCCCGACCGAGGACGAAGGAATACGCGCTCTGCGTGCGCGGCAGCAACGCAACCACCTCGCCACCCTGCTGCTGTCGGCCGGGGTTCCGATGATCCTCGGTGGTGACGAGATCGGCCGCACTCAGAACGGGAACAACAATGCCTACTGCCAGGACAACGAGCTGTCCTGGTTCCACTGGGACGACGCCGATCAGGATCTCCGGCAGTTCACCGCCGATCTCATCGATCTCCGACGCGAGCACTCGGCCCTTCGGCCGACGTGGTTCCGGCACGACAGCGACTCCGACGCCGACACCTACGTCGATTTCTACCGTGCGGACGGCGCGAAACTGACCGACGAGGACTGGTCCGACGGCGCCGCGCTGTCGCTGCTGGTCGAGCTCGCGTCGGTGGACGACGAGTCGACCTTCGGTTGGCTGGTGAACAGCTCCGGTGGCACAGTCGAGTTCACGCTGCCCGGCGCGGACTGGCAGCAGGTGCTCTCGAGCGATCCGGACCAGGCCTACGAGAAGTCAGGTAAGACAATTCTCGTACGAGAACACTCGTTCACCTTGCTGATGCGCTGA
- a CDS encoding GNAT family N-acetyltransferase, with protein sequence MTTLPMNGVATRPPTLTRAWAPDLATDRLYALLKLRVEVFVVEQALFYPELDGFDLLASTRHFWLERDGEVIGTVRLLEESEGHSSTFRLGHLCTRRSDRGHGHTTRLLQAALADVGEAPCRIDSPSYLVDMYLAHGFVQCGDEKIDNGVPLVPLIRNQTNQR encoded by the coding sequence ATGACAACGCTACCCATGAACGGTGTTGCTACGCGTCCACCCACTCTCACCAGAGCATGGGCACCCGACCTCGCCACCGACCGTCTGTACGCGCTCTTGAAGCTGCGTGTCGAGGTGTTCGTCGTAGAACAGGCACTGTTCTACCCCGAGCTGGATGGATTCGATCTGCTTGCGTCGACGCGCCATTTCTGGCTGGAACGTGACGGCGAGGTGATCGGGACCGTGCGATTGCTGGAGGAATCGGAAGGACACTCGAGCACCTTCAGGCTCGGACATTTGTGCACGCGGCGTTCTGACCGTGGCCATGGCCACACCACACGGTTACTTCAGGCGGCTCTGGCGGACGTGGGCGAGGCCCCATGCCGAATCGATTCACCGAGCTATCTCGTGGACATGTATCTGGCCCATGGATTCGTTCAATGTGGGGACGAGAAAATCGACAACGGGGTACCGCTGGTCCCCCTGATCAGGAATCAGACGAACCAGCGGTAA
- a CDS encoding acyl-CoA dehydrogenase, whose product MTEVLSRRDLDFLLYEWLDVESLTSDARFAEHSKETFDAVLDLCADIAHKHFEPHNKLSDATEPRMRPDGTVQMIPEVKAALDIYAGAGLIAGQFDESLGGMQLPTTVARAAMAWFQAANASTSSYPFLTMANANLIATYGTPSQIDDYVRPMLEGRWFGTMCLSEPQAGSSLADITTRAVKQDDDSYRITGTKMWISGGDHELTENIVHLVLAKAAGGGAGVKGISLFVVPKVLPDGTRNDVTLVGLNHKMGNRGTTNTLLNFGDGTHCVAGESGAVGYLVGEEHRGLSYMFHMMNEARIGVGFLAISLGYVGYLKSLEYAKVRTQGRPLGAKDPSSAPVALIEHADIKRMLLAQKSYVEGALALGLYCSKLVDEQENTLLLDLLTPIAKSWPSQWCLEANSLAIQIHGGYGYTRDYDVEQYYRDNRLNPIHEGTHGIQGLDLLGRKVTMQGGAALGLLDARLSETVRRARDIGGDTAAFAEQLESSWRRIVDVTAALWSTGDPALALANSTVYLEAFGHIVIAWMWLEQLTAVDSKSGDFYDGKRQAAKYFFVYELPKVTPQLDLLSSLDRTTLDMDPAWF is encoded by the coding sequence ATGACCGAAGTACTGTCCCGTCGCGACCTCGATTTTCTGCTCTACGAGTGGCTGGACGTGGAGTCGCTGACGTCCGATGCGCGCTTCGCCGAGCATTCGAAGGAGACGTTCGACGCCGTCCTCGACCTGTGTGCCGATATCGCGCACAAGCACTTCGAACCGCACAACAAGCTCTCGGACGCCACCGAGCCGCGCATGCGACCCGACGGGACCGTCCAGATGATCCCGGAGGTCAAGGCGGCGCTCGACATCTACGCAGGCGCAGGTCTGATCGCAGGCCAGTTCGACGAGAGCCTTGGCGGCATGCAGTTGCCGACGACCGTGGCCAGAGCAGCGATGGCGTGGTTTCAAGCGGCAAATGCGTCGACCTCGTCGTATCCGTTCCTCACGATGGCCAACGCCAACCTGATCGCCACGTACGGCACCCCGTCGCAGATCGACGATTACGTCCGGCCCATGCTCGAAGGTCGCTGGTTCGGCACCATGTGTCTGTCCGAGCCGCAGGCGGGTTCGTCCCTCGCCGACATCACCACGCGAGCGGTGAAGCAGGACGACGACAGCTACCGCATCACCGGAACGAAGATGTGGATTTCGGGAGGCGATCACGAACTGACCGAGAACATCGTGCATCTCGTTCTCGCCAAAGCCGCAGGCGGGGGCGCGGGAGTCAAAGGGATTTCGCTGTTCGTCGTACCGAAGGTGCTGCCCGACGGAACCCGAAACGACGTCACCCTCGTCGGGCTCAATCACAAGATGGGCAACCGGGGTACTACGAACACGTTGCTGAACTTCGGTGACGGAACGCACTGCGTGGCAGGCGAATCGGGTGCAGTGGGGTACCTTGTCGGCGAGGAGCATCGCGGGCTGTCCTACATGTTCCATATGATGAACGAAGCGCGCATCGGGGTAGGTTTCCTTGCGATCTCGCTCGGCTACGTCGGATACCTCAAGTCGCTCGAGTACGCGAAGGTTCGAACGCAGGGTCGCCCACTCGGAGCGAAAGATCCGTCCTCGGCGCCGGTGGCCCTGATCGAACACGCCGACATCAAGCGCATGCTCCTGGCACAGAAGTCCTACGTCGAGGGGGCGTTGGCGCTCGGGCTCTACTGCTCGAAACTCGTGGACGAGCAGGAGAACACGCTGCTGCTCGATCTGCTGACACCCATCGCGAAGAGCTGGCCGTCGCAGTGGTGTCTCGAAGCGAACAGTCTCGCGATCCAGATCCACGGCGGATACGGATACACCCGCGACTACGACGTCGAACAGTATTACCGGGACAACAGGCTCAACCCGATTCACGAGGGTACGCACGGCATTCAAGGGTTGGACTTGCTCGGCCGCAAGGTGACGATGCAGGGTGGTGCCGCTCTCGGGCTGCTGGACGCTCGTTTGTCCGAGACTGTCCGTCGGGCGCGCGACATCGGCGGCGACACTGCAGCATTCGCAGAGCAATTGGAGTCGTCGTGGAGACGAATCGTCGATGTCACGGCGGCGCTGTGGTCGACGGGGGATCCGGCGCTCGCGCTCGCGAACTCCACTGTCTACCTGGAAGCGTTCGGACACATCGTCATTGCGTGGATGTGGCTCGAACAGCTCACAGCCGTGGACTCCAAGAGTGGAGACTTCTACGACGGCAAGCGTCAGGCAGCCAAGTACTTCTTCGTTTACGAGCTACCCAAGGTGACGCCGCAACTCGATCTGTTGTCGAGCCTGGACCGAACCACGCTGGACATGGATCCAGCGTGGTTCTAG
- a CDS encoding ScbR family autoregulator-binding transcription factor, which translates to MQQRAENTRQAVLLGAAVSFEKFGYGTASLSTILAHAGVTKGAMYFHYASKEELAHAVIDAQHQMAMDGALAIDSQVSVALDALIYVSQEMARQLVEEPIARGGMRLTLEIGSIQGPVQRPYVDWIESITALAKRAGTEGDLAEGVDAEALARFVVGAFTGVQTLSQVLHGRDDLYDRLSEMWTLLLPAVVAPHALERAVGLARCAPRTWSVARSTALEASA; encoded by the coding sequence ATGCAGCAACGCGCTGAGAACACCCGTCAGGCCGTCCTGTTGGGTGCGGCGGTCAGCTTCGAGAAGTTTGGTTACGGGACCGCAAGCTTGTCGACGATTCTCGCCCACGCCGGGGTGACCAAAGGGGCGATGTACTTCCACTACGCGTCCAAGGAAGAACTGGCGCACGCCGTCATCGACGCGCAGCACCAGATGGCCATGGACGGCGCGCTTGCGATCGACTCCCAGGTGTCGGTGGCCCTCGACGCCCTGATCTACGTAAGTCAGGAGATGGCGCGTCAGCTGGTGGAGGAGCCCATCGCTCGCGGAGGCATGCGGTTGACGCTCGAGATCGGCAGTATCCAAGGACCGGTCCAGCGGCCCTATGTCGACTGGATCGAATCGATCACTGCTCTCGCGAAACGGGCAGGCACAGAAGGCGACCTCGCCGAGGGTGTCGACGCCGAGGCGTTGGCGCGGTTCGTCGTCGGTGCGTTCACCGGCGTGCAGACTCTGTCCCAGGTTCTCCACGGACGCGACGACCTCTACGATCGCTTGTCCGAAATGTGGACTCTGCTCCTACCGGCCGTGGTCGCACCGCATGCTCTCGAACGTGCCGTCGGACTGGCCAGGTGCGCACCGCGAACGTGGAGCGTGGCTCGCTCGACCGCTCTCGAGGCAAGCGCCTAG
- a CDS encoding glycosyltransferase family 4 protein gives MTENLRIALLGSSNFPVAEPYAGGMEAHIGQLARALTERGHSVTLFAAEGSTIDVAQNVLTVARLELSAVSKADITTPALAVSEHHAYLSVMLELAGERRDEFDVIHNHSLHYLPIAMSRTVHTPMLTTLHTPPFAWLESAIAVSRSTASEFAAVSAHAARQWAPVVGDINVVLNGISLDRWPSGPGGDRAVWSGRLVPEKGPHLAIDAARLAGISLVLAGPISNTAYFDAEVAPRLGGNVTYAGHLRQQELATLVGASAVALVTPVWEEPYGLVVAEALSCGTPVAAFARGGIPEIVDRSSGRLADADDVQDLARAILEAAELSRVDARARAESVCSETRMVEQYLGLYRSMVLDVAA, from the coding sequence ATGACCGAGAACTTGCGGATCGCCTTACTCGGATCGTCCAATTTTCCTGTCGCCGAGCCGTATGCGGGCGGCATGGAAGCTCACATCGGCCAGTTGGCAAGAGCTCTGACCGAACGCGGACACTCAGTGACCCTGTTCGCCGCCGAGGGCTCGACAATCGACGTCGCGCAGAACGTACTCACGGTCGCGCGCTTGGAGTTGAGTGCTGTATCGAAGGCCGACATCACCACGCCTGCACTGGCTGTGAGCGAGCACCATGCCTACCTGTCGGTGATGCTCGAGCTCGCGGGTGAACGCCGCGACGAGTTCGACGTGATCCACAACCACAGCCTGCACTACCTGCCGATCGCGATGTCGCGCACCGTCCACACCCCGATGCTGACCACACTTCACACACCCCCGTTCGCGTGGTTGGAATCGGCGATCGCGGTCTCGCGGAGCACGGCCTCCGAGTTCGCGGCTGTCAGTGCACACGCCGCGCGACAGTGGGCGCCCGTGGTGGGCGACATCAACGTCGTCCTCAACGGCATCTCACTCGATCGCTGGCCCTCGGGCCCGGGCGGCGACCGCGCAGTGTGGTCTGGCCGCCTGGTTCCGGAGAAAGGCCCGCACCTAGCCATCGATGCGGCCCGGCTCGCCGGAATTTCTCTCGTACTGGCAGGACCGATCTCGAACACCGCGTATTTCGACGCCGAGGTCGCCCCGAGATTGGGAGGGAACGTCACGTATGCGGGCCATCTTCGCCAGCAGGAGTTGGCCACCCTCGTAGGCGCTTCCGCAGTCGCGCTCGTAACTCCAGTCTGGGAGGAACCGTACGGTCTCGTCGTCGCCGAGGCATTGTCGTGCGGCACCCCGGTTGCCGCATTCGCGCGCGGCGGAATCCCCGAGATCGTCGATCGATCGTCCGGTCGGCTCGCGGATGCGGACGACGTGCAGGATCTGGCGCGAGCGATTCTCGAAGCGGCCGAGCTCTCTCGCGTCGACGCGCGGGCCCGTGCGGAATCGGTCTGTTCCGAGACCCGAATGGTCGAGCAGTATCTGGGGCTTTACCGATCGATGGTGCTGGACGTGGCCGCGTGA
- the idi gene encoding isopentenyl-diphosphate Delta-isomerase, which yields MSTTSPMVTEYVVLVDDEGRAVGTSPKATVHTDRTPLHLAFSCYVFDSRGNVLITQRAGHKKTWPSVTTNSCCGHPAPDEDLGKAVVRRVNQELGIVVEAMRLLLPDFRYRAVMDDGTVENELCPVFGALYDGPAPVPNPDEVSRAEWIPWAEFVRFVDEGGAVSPWCREQLPHLRALGDEPSQWQTGRPEDLPEAARYLLDQA from the coding sequence ATGTCCACCACTTCGCCGATGGTCACCGAATACGTCGTTCTCGTCGACGACGAGGGACGCGCGGTCGGTACGTCGCCCAAAGCCACCGTTCACACCGACCGGACTCCGTTGCACCTCGCCTTCTCCTGTTATGTCTTCGACTCTCGGGGAAACGTCCTGATCACGCAACGCGCCGGTCACAAGAAGACGTGGCCCTCGGTGACGACGAACAGCTGCTGCGGGCACCCCGCGCCCGACGAGGATCTGGGCAAGGCTGTCGTGCGCAGGGTGAACCAGGAGTTGGGGATTGTCGTCGAGGCAATGCGGTTGCTGCTGCCGGACTTTCGGTATCGAGCCGTGATGGACGACGGAACCGTGGAGAACGAGCTGTGTCCCGTGTTCGGCGCCCTGTACGACGGCCCCGCCCCCGTCCCCAATCCCGACGAGGTCTCGCGTGCCGAGTGGATTCCCTGGGCGGAGTTCGTTCGGTTCGTGGACGAAGGCGGGGCGGTGTCGCCATGGTGCAGAGAGCAGCTACCGCACTTGCGGGCGCTCGGTGACGAGCCGTCCCAGTGGCAGACAGGACGACCCGAGGACCTTCCTGAGGCGGCTCGATATCTTCTCGACCAGGCCTGA
- a CDS encoding WcbI family polysaccharide biosynthesis putative acetyltransferase produces MSAETLEYYSEQRRLHYGEFYGLARSADDRPICLVWGNCQAEALRIVLSSAEDLPYRTMRVPPVHELEIGDLEYVERAVDAAAVLVSQPIRAGYRGLPIGTSDMLARSNSPSTSIVWPVVRYGGLYPFQVIVRHPSNPSAVPPGVPYHDLRTILGAWDKGVSAAAVRAAAEWSIDELARREREHCDIGVSDTLASFGARAAHTINHPGNEVLLELGRRILERLGCSNPVPPQRELLGMIRAPLEDGVIDALRLDAQVRETWTVDGAPVGQEWIRKVQTRWYAEHPEFVDAAVARYGDLIDILGLTV; encoded by the coding sequence ATGTCTGCGGAGACACTCGAATACTACAGCGAGCAGCGCAGGCTGCATTACGGCGAGTTCTACGGACTCGCTCGGTCGGCCGATGACCGGCCGATCTGCCTCGTATGGGGAAACTGTCAGGCAGAGGCGCTCCGGATCGTGTTGTCGAGCGCGGAGGATCTGCCGTATCGAACGATGCGCGTTCCCCCGGTACACGAACTGGAAATCGGAGACCTCGAGTACGTCGAACGCGCGGTGGACGCGGCAGCGGTGCTGGTATCGCAACCGATCCGCGCTGGTTACCGCGGGCTTCCGATCGGAACGTCCGACATGTTGGCGAGGTCGAATTCACCGTCGACTTCCATCGTGTGGCCAGTCGTTCGGTACGGCGGCCTCTACCCGTTCCAGGTCATCGTTCGGCATCCGTCGAATCCGTCGGCAGTGCCACCCGGTGTGCCCTACCACGATCTACGAACGATTCTCGGCGCCTGGGACAAGGGTGTTTCCGCGGCCGCTGTGCGTGCCGCAGCCGAGTGGAGTATCGACGAACTCGCCAGGCGAGAGCGCGAACACTGCGACATCGGAGTCTCGGACACGCTCGCTTCGTTCGGAGCACGTGCGGCGCACACGATCAACCATCCGGGGAACGAGGTACTTCTCGAACTCGGCCGACGAATCCTGGAGCGTCTCGGTTGCTCGAACCCTGTGCCGCCGCAACGAGAATTGTTGGGAATGATCCGTGCGCCGCTGGAGGACGGGGTCATCGACGCACTGAGGCTCGATGCGCAGGTGCGCGAGACATGGACGGTGGACGGCGCACCGGTCGGCCAGGAGTGGATTCGAAAGGTTCAAACGCGCTGGTACGCAGAGCATCCCGAGTTCGTCGACGCGGCGGTCGCGCGTTACGGTGACCTGATCGACATTCTCGGTCTGACCGTATGA
- a CDS encoding glycosyltransferase family 2 protein: MKIAVITVVAGRHDHLTAQIEGLARSSLKACKHVVVSMGDDGIRGVVDAADSDAEVMYLDRTERSLPLARARNLGAGTAIERGADLLVFLDVDCTPGEHMLTRYAAATDRHDGTLLCGPVTYLPPNDSGWSAAQLRSATDPHPARPNPDDGAVIVGTDYDLFWSLSFAVTPSTWRTIGGFHEGYHGYGGEDTDFAAVAQASGIGVRWVGGAHAYHLHHPVSSPPVEHLVDIVRNSTVFHRRWNRWPMTGWLDEFERRGLIERVNSEPAGIRILDNKANTEETP; this comes from the coding sequence ATGAAGATCGCGGTGATCACTGTGGTCGCGGGTCGTCACGACCACCTGACCGCACAGATCGAAGGTCTAGCTCGGTCTTCGCTGAAAGCCTGTAAACACGTGGTGGTGTCGATGGGCGACGACGGGATCCGCGGAGTCGTCGACGCAGCGGACAGCGACGCCGAGGTCATGTATCTCGACCGAACGGAGCGGTCGTTGCCGCTCGCGAGGGCCCGAAACCTCGGCGCCGGCACTGCAATCGAGCGGGGCGCCGACTTGCTCGTATTTCTCGACGTCGACTGCACCCCCGGCGAACACATGCTGACCCGTTACGCCGCGGCCACCGACCGACACGACGGCACCCTGCTGTGTGGGCCGGTGACGTATTTGCCGCCCAACGACTCAGGTTGGAGCGCAGCGCAACTGCGCTCGGCAACCGATCCACACCCGGCGCGCCCCAACCCGGACGACGGCGCCGTGATCGTCGGTACCGATTACGACCTGTTCTGGTCACTGTCGTTCGCCGTCACCCCGAGCACGTGGCGCACGATCGGCGGGTTTCACGAGGGCTACCACGGCTACGGCGGCGAGGACACCGACTTCGCGGCCGTGGCACAGGCGTCGGGAATCGGTGTGAGGTGGGTCGGCGGGGCCCATGCCTATCACCTTCATCACCCCGTGTCGTCACCGCCCGTCGAGCATCTGGTCGACATAGTGCGCAATTCGACAGTGTTTCATCGCCGTTGGAACCGCTGGCCGATGACGGGCTGGCTCGACGAGTTCGAACGCCGCGGTTTGATAGAACGGGTGAACTCGGAACCTGCGGGTATACGAATACTGGACAATAAAGCGAACACGGAGGAAACGCCCTAG